The genomic DNA TTTTAGGCAGCGAAGGAGACAAACGCCTCTCCGTTCCTTGAACTCCAGATAATATAGCACCGAGCGGATTATTAATTTCATGAGCCATACCCGCCGCCAATCCACCGACAGACATCATTTTCTCTGTTTGAATCATCATCTCTTCAAGACGAGATTTCATGGTGACATCATCCATAAGAAGTATAGCCCCACCACCTTCCTCACTATCAAGAAGTGGGTATACTTTAAGATTCTTATATAGAATCGACCCGCCGACAGTAAAAGGAACCTTCGACTTTTCCCTGACTTCGGAGCGACTGATAGCTTCTAAAATAAAATCCAGTTTGCTTTCAAACTGTGGGAAAACACTAATAAGACTAACACCTTGGACATCTTCCCACGACAACCCTGTTTCTTCCTCAGCAGATCTATTCCACTGTATAATAGCACCTTTCTCGTCCACGCCTACTAGAACAGTAGGCATCGAGTCGATCGTGTTTTTAAGCAAATTTCTCAAGTGTACCAATTCGTTCTCAACGGATTTCCTTTCAGACACATCGATAACAATGCCCATAAAACTTATTATAGTGCCATCGCCATCTCTAACAACAGTTGTACTGTCTTCGATCCAAAGAACTCGCCCGTCAGGAGCCACAATCCGGTAATTCTGATTAAAGTTGTCTAGCTCCAAACGGATATGATCTGCGACCTCAGCTTCAATTCTAGGCCTGTCATCCGCATGAATTACATCAATAAACTTTACTTCACCGGACATAAAATCTTCAGGAGTAAACCCTAACTGGTTCACATTTTTTGAAACGAGCTCTACCGGCCACCCGTCCTGCGCAAACCATTTAAACAGAACAACGGGGCTGTTTTCTACAATCATATTTGACTGCCGAAGAGCTTCCTCTGTCTTTTTACGCTTCTCAATATCTCCAATCAGGTTGACTCGCATTTCATTAAACGCCTTGGCAACCATGTCTAATTCATCTTCTTTTCTATTACTATTGCGCCTATTAAGTACGAGCGGACGCTCAAGACTATCGATATCCATTTCCCGCGCATAGTCAGCTACTGTCTGCAAATGCCTTGTGATCAGGTAATGAATGATCATAAGAATGAACAAAGCAACTAAAAATGTTTTTACAGCCTGAGTCGTTAAAACGATAAAGACTCGGTGTTTCAACCGACTCAAAACGTCCTGAAGGTCAGCAACTACAACAAGTTGTCCTACATCAACATTTTTACCGTCAACATTATGAATCAGAGAAAAAGCTCTTTCGATAGTGCGAGAGGTGAGAGGCCTGAATCCTGCGGCAGCTATAGGCTCAGTGGTCCCGGCAGTTTTATCTGTTACTTCTAAATAACGGATACCGGGCAATTTTAATGCGCCATCAAGTTGTATATTTACATGCTCAATATTTATATCCCAGAGACTCGCTGCAATGGTATTTGCATAACTATCATCGATCTGCGACATAGCATTTCCAATTTCATCGACATCGCTTCTGTACTCCATATACAATTGAACACTGGTGCCTAAAATCGTAAAAAAAGAGCTGCATATCAATATATAGACAAGAAGCCTGTATGGTAAAACCTGGCCTTTTTTGATGCCGAATTTCTTAATCATTATATAAAGCCCCATCTCGTATTTAATATATGAAACAAACTTATTGTCTCATCTGAACGGTACTAATAATAGAGCTAATGATTACATATTAAACAACGATATGGAAGTTTATATATACTCATTCAAACATAGCTCTAAACAAAACGTAATTGCCCAACTCTTTCTGGCGCAATACGATAGACCTTATCTAATTTCTATGAGAATTATATTTTAAGAACACATTAATTATCATCAAATTAAAAAAAGAACGCAAGAACCAGTTCAACAAAATTTACCATGCAAATCAATTACTCACACATAAAAATGGGCTTTTTAGAATGTTTATCCATTCTTCTAGGTATATTTTTGTGTGTGTGCATACCAAAGATTGCAACAGGGGCAATTTTTCAACCAGAGGATTCTACAAAAGAAGTAAGCATAGGCCTAAATTATATCGTTAAAGTTTCTCTTTTTGAAGATGCTACCGAGATTAAACAGAAGATGCTACGAGGAAGAGAAGACATCGATATTTCGAACGAGAACACTAAACCTCAAACCGCCGATGAGGTTCAGCCTTCCCCAGATCTTAAAGACATAATAGACAGAATAAAAAACCAGACTATTCCAACAGCATCTGAGGCTCACAAAAACAAAGAAGCGGAACAGATATCTGAATCGACCAGAAACATCAT from Maridesulfovibrio frigidus DSM 17176 includes the following:
- a CDS encoding PAS domain S-box protein, producing MSQIDDSYANTIAASLWDINIEHVNIQLDGALKLPGIRYLEVTDKTAGTTEPIAAAGFRPLTSRTIERAFSLIHNVDGKNVDVGQLVVVADLQDVLSRLKHRVFIVLTTQAVKTFLVALFILMIIHYLITRHLQTVADYAREMDIDSLERPLVLNRRNSNRKEDELDMVAKAFNEMRVNLIGDIEKRKKTEEALRQSNMIVENSPVVLFKWFAQDGWPVELVSKNVNQLGFTPEDFMSGEVKFIDVIHADDRPRIEAEVADHIRLELDNFNQNYRIVAPDGRVLWIEDSTTVVRDGDGTIISFMGIVIDVSERKSVENELVHLRNLLKNTIDSMPTVLVGVDEKGAIIQWNRSAEEETGLSWEDVQGVSLISVFPQFESKLDFILEAISRSEVREKSKVPFTVGGSILYKNLKVYPLLDSEEGGGAILLMDDVTMKSRLEEMMIQTEKMMSVGGLAAGMAHEINNPLGAILSGVQGTERRLSPSLPKNVQVASELGLNLDAVQEYMDKRGILGYLRGISDAGRRAAQIVRNMLEFSRKSESVRSLMGVKSLLEKSLSLAANDYDLKKKYDFKTIDIRRDFEQGLPKVNITETEIEQVFLNIFKNAAHAMSEKDFGDERPRLTLRTRKDGKYVRIEVEDNGPGMEENVRKRVFEPFYTTKHVGLGTGLGLSVSYFIIARNHEGEFLVESEPGKGTKFVIRLPGIVNA